The following are encoded together in the Halomonas halophila genome:
- the dapE gene encoding succinyl-diaminopimelate desuccinylase: MTSTSSDPTLSPTLELAMALMRRPSVTPDDLGCQDLMIERLERLGFAIERLPFGDVENFWAVRGHHGPVLAFAGHTDVVPSGPEVNWEHPPFAPCIDDDGMLCGRGAADMKGSLAAMVTAVERFVTAHPDHPGRLAFLITSDEEGPAVDGTRAVVEHLRESHDRLDYCIVGEPSSTDRLGDVIKNGRRGSLGGVLHVRGVQGHVAYPHMARNPIHEVAPALDALVREHWDGGNEFFPATSFQVSNIRSGTGATNVIPGEVEVVFNFRYSTALTHETLRQRTEAILEAHGLDFHIDWTLNGEPFLTSEGALVEAAVGGVEDVMGHRPELSTAGGTSDGRFIATLGSQVVELGPRNDTIHKVNERVRAADLDDLSRVYEAIMTRLFVDGTSRP, encoded by the coding sequence ATGACCTCGACCAGCTCCGACCCTACGCTCTCCCCGACCCTCGAACTCGCCATGGCGCTGATGCGCCGCCCCTCCGTGACCCCCGATGACCTGGGCTGCCAGGACCTGATGATCGAACGCCTGGAACGCCTGGGCTTCGCCATCGAGCGCCTGCCGTTCGGCGACGTCGAGAACTTCTGGGCGGTGCGCGGCCATCACGGCCCGGTGCTGGCCTTCGCCGGCCATACCGACGTGGTGCCGAGCGGCCCCGAGGTCAACTGGGAGCACCCGCCCTTCGCGCCCTGCATCGATGACGACGGCATGCTGTGCGGCCGCGGCGCCGCCGACATGAAGGGCAGCCTGGCCGCCATGGTCACCGCCGTGGAGCGCTTCGTGACCGCCCATCCCGATCATCCTGGGCGCCTGGCCTTCCTGATCACCTCCGACGAGGAAGGCCCGGCGGTGGACGGCACCCGGGCCGTGGTCGAGCACCTGCGCGAGTCCCACGACCGCCTCGACTACTGCATCGTCGGCGAGCCCTCCTCCACCGACCGACTCGGCGACGTGATCAAGAACGGCCGGCGCGGCTCGCTGGGCGGCGTGCTGCACGTCAGGGGCGTGCAGGGCCACGTGGCCTACCCGCACATGGCGCGCAACCCGATCCACGAGGTCGCCCCGGCGCTGGACGCCCTGGTGCGCGAGCACTGGGACGGCGGCAACGAATTCTTCCCGGCGACCAGTTTCCAGGTCTCCAACATCCGCTCGGGCACCGGTGCCACCAACGTGATTCCGGGCGAGGTGGAGGTGGTGTTCAACTTCCGCTACTCCACCGCCCTGACCCACGAGACGCTGCGCCAGCGCACCGAGGCGATCCTCGAGGCCCACGGCCTGGACTTCCACATCGACTGGACGCTCAACGGCGAGCCCTTCCTGACCTCGGAAGGCGCGCTGGTGGAGGCCGCGGTCGGCGGCGTCGAGGACGTGATGGGCCATCGCCCCGAGCTGTCCACCGCCGGCGGCACCTCCGACGGCCGCTTCATCGCCACCCTGGGCAGCCAGGTGGTTGAGCTCGGCCCGCGCAACGACACCATCCACAAGGTCAACGAACGGGTCCGCGCCGCCGACCTCGACGACCTCAGCCGGGTCTATGAAGCGATCATGACCCGGCTGTTCGTCGACGGCACGTCACGCCCCTGA